One genomic region from Vitis riparia cultivar Riparia Gloire de Montpellier isolate 1030 chromosome 17, EGFV_Vit.rip_1.0, whole genome shotgun sequence encodes:
- the LOC117904016 gene encoding uncharacterized protein LOC117904016: MDTQQSRHVVLEDTPSDLVTPPVLPVQMLATPTLHTISHDQAVVIPPIVTPVTIIEDPRSRMDRLERRIRQVRDPDEMISWDDPDDVPVATLPVSFRMPDIKRYAGVGCPRIHLRLYSTVMRALGLDEAQLLTLFPLSLSGMTQRWYASLESSRRRTWEDLAQEFLRQYSFSSDTSVTRRELEFLRQGSDESVSSFISRWREKAAEMIERPTERDQMSMFLRSLHPRFARHLTGVPFQDFRSLVQALFDVDDGISRGLWSDIIPSPDTEGKGVGGSSESYGDIPRSDFPPLQHRHPQSVQHCPSVHPHTTTVRPSFQFQHPHTSIPRHEQSRPYRRHQRTYSDLGMPLDRAFERLRATGFLAPLAPRPPPSTLPPRFRAHEFCAFHQMAGHRTDYRASLRHAIQDLIDSGAVSFPLSTTAIDLGPDMTTDSFPA, encoded by the exons ATGGATACTCAGCAGAGTAGGCATGTAGTGCTCGAGGACACGCCATCTGATTTAGTGACACCACCTGTTCTACCTGTTCAGATGCTAGCTACACCGACTTTGCATACTATTTCACATGATCAGGCTGTTGTCATTCCACCCATTGTCACACCAGTTACCATTATTGAGGATCCTCGTTCTCGTATGGACAGACTCGAGCGGAGGATTAGACAAGTGAGAGATCCTGATGAGATGATTTCGTGGGATGACCCTGACGACGTGCCAGTGGCCACTTTGCCAGTCAGTTTCAGGATGCCTGATATAAAGAGATATGCGGGTGTTGGATGTCCTCGCATTCATCTCAGACTTTATAGCACAGTTATGAGGGCCCTTGGTCTAGATGAGGCACAGTTGCTCACTTTGTTCCCATTGTCATTGAGCGGCATGACACAGAGATGGTACGCTTCATTAGAGTCATCTCGTCGGAGAACTTGGGAGGACTTAGCACAGGAGTTTCTGAGACAGTATTCATTCAGTAGTGACACGAGCGTTACACGTAGAGAGCTTGAGTTTCTTAGACAGGGATCAGATGagtctgtttcttcttttatctccCGCTGGAGGGAGAAGGCTGCGGAGATGATTGAGAGACCTACCGAAAGAGATCAGATGAGCATGTTTTTGAGGAGTTTGCATCCTAGGTTCGCTCGACATCTGACAGGAGTCCCATTCCAGGATTTCAGATCATTGGTTCAGGCTTTGTTCGATGTAGATGATGGCAtatctagaggattatggtcagATATTATTCCTTCCCCAGATACTGAGGGGAAGGGAGTTGGTGGATCATCTGAGAGCTATGGAGAT ATACCCAGGAGTGATTTCCCACCCTTACAGCATCGTCATCCTCAGTCAGTTCAACATTGTCCTTCTGTGCATCCTCATACTACCACGGTGCGACCTTCATTCCAGTTTCAGCATCCACATACTAGTATCCCACGGCATGAGCAGTCTCGTCCCTATCGGCGACATCAGAGGACTTATTCTGATTTGGGGATGCCTTTGGATAGAGCTTTTGAGCGACTCAGAGCTACTGGTTTTTTAGCACCATTGGCCCCTAGGCCACCCCCGAGTACTTTACCTCCGCGTTTTCGTGCTCATGAGTTCTGTGCATTTCACCAGATGGCAGGCCACCGTACTGACTATCGTGCTTCTCTACGTCATGCCATACAGGATCTTATTGACAGTGGTGCGGTTAGCTTCCCTTTATCGACCACAGCTATTGATCTTGGTCCAGATATGACTACTGATTCCTTTCCAGCCTAG